A genome region from Hymenobacter tibetensis includes the following:
- the glpK gene encoding glycerol kinase GlpK has protein sequence MQQFILALDQGTTSSRAILFDKKGHIVSEAQKEFTQIFPKPGWVEHDPLEIWSTQAGVAAEATVKAGGNGKSIAAIGITNQRETVVVWNRKTGKPVYNAIVWQDRRTAEYCDQLRAEGQEELIRNKTGLVLDAYFSASKVRWILDHVQGARQQAEAGQLAFGTVDSWLIWNFTQGELHVTDVTNASRTMLFNIHSLTWDDELLALFAVPRSMLPDVRQSSEIYGHTKTTIFASKIPIAGIAGDQQAALFGQQCVRSGMVKSTYGTGCFMLMNIGTEARLSENKLLTTVAWKINGQVHYALEGSIFIAGAVVQWLRDNLGIIKTSAEVEQLAKQVSSSGGVCFVPAFAGLGAPHWDQYARGVIFGMSRATTAAHIARAAVEAIAYQTMDVLEAMQADAGLTIAELRVDGGATVNETLMQFLADVLHTNVVRPHMAETTALGAAYLAGLAVGYWKNVEEIQALSQAETQYSPKAEQPQIQEGIANWNRAVQALQVWSGASQITQAEPAKA, from the coding sequence ATGCAGCAGTTCATCCTCGCCCTCGACCAGGGCACTACCAGTTCTCGCGCCATCCTTTTCGACAAGAAAGGCCACATCGTGTCAGAGGCGCAAAAGGAGTTCACGCAGATCTTTCCCAAACCCGGTTGGGTGGAGCACGATCCGCTGGAAATTTGGTCGACGCAGGCGGGAGTGGCGGCCGAAGCCACGGTGAAAGCCGGCGGCAACGGAAAGAGTATTGCCGCCATTGGCATCACCAACCAGCGCGAAACGGTGGTGGTGTGGAACCGCAAAACGGGCAAGCCGGTCTACAATGCCATTGTGTGGCAGGACCGCCGCACGGCCGAATACTGCGACCAGCTGCGTGCAGAAGGGCAAGAGGAGCTGATCCGCAACAAAACCGGCTTGGTGCTCGACGCCTACTTTTCGGCCAGCAAAGTGCGCTGGATTCTCGACCACGTACAAGGCGCCCGCCAACAAGCCGAAGCCGGCCAACTGGCCTTCGGGACCGTGGATAGCTGGCTGATCTGGAATTTCACGCAAGGCGAGTTGCACGTCACCGACGTAACCAACGCCTCGCGCACCATGCTCTTCAACATCCACTCCCTCACCTGGGACGACGAACTGCTGGCGCTGTTTGCGGTGCCGCGCAGTATGTTGCCGGACGTGCGACAGTCGAGTGAAATATACGGCCACACCAAAACCACCATTTTCGCTTCCAAAATCCCGATTGCGGGCATTGCCGGCGACCAGCAAGCGGCCTTATTTGGGCAGCAGTGCGTGCGCTCGGGTATGGTAAAGAGCACGTACGGCACGGGCTGTTTTATGCTGATGAACATTGGCACCGAAGCCCGGCTTTCTGAAAACAAGCTGCTTACTACCGTAGCCTGGAAGATAAACGGGCAGGTGCACTACGCGCTGGAAGGCAGCATTTTCATTGCCGGCGCCGTGGTGCAATGGCTGCGCGACAACCTGGGCATCATCAAAACCTCGGCCGAGGTAGAGCAGCTGGCCAAGCAAGTCAGCAGCAGCGGAGGCGTGTGCTTTGTGCCGGCGTTTGCCGGGCTTGGAGCGCCGCACTGGGACCAATACGCGCGAGGCGTTATTTTCGGTATGTCGAGGGCCACGACGGCGGCCCACATTGCGCGGGCGGCTGTGGAAGCCATTGCCTACCAAACCATGGATGTGCTTGAAGCCATGCAAGCCGATGCAGGCCTGACCATTGCCGAACTACGAGTGGATGGAGGCGCAACGGTCAACGAAACCCTGATGCAGTTTCTTGCCGATGTACTGCACACCAACGTAGTGCGGCCCCATATGGCCGAAACCACTGCGTTAGGCGCAGCTTACCTAGCCGGGCTGGCAGTCGGGTACTGGAAAAACGTAGAAGAAATTCAGGCGCTCAGCCAAGCGGAAACGCAATACAGCCCAAAAGCTGAGCAACCTCAGATTCAGGAGGGCATTGCCAACTGGAACCGTGCAGTGCAGGCGTTACAGGTGTGGTCGGGAGCATCTCAAATCACCCAGGCGGAACCTGCTAAGGCGTAG
- a CDS encoding VOC family protein has protein sequence MLFSFLGLQSSFAQSKNALTFNHSAICVRDLAASNSFYKSVLELEETPNPFNDGRHTWLKIGSGLQMHIIQGTCTVTPEKNVHLCFSVPSLTTLTGRLEKLKVRYTNLKGDAQAATVRADGVKQIYLQDPDGYWIEINDAK, from the coding sequence TTGCTTTTCAGCTTTCTAGGGCTGCAATCCTCTTTTGCGCAGTCGAAAAATGCGCTAACCTTCAACCATTCCGCTATTTGCGTGCGCGACCTTGCTGCTAGCAACAGTTTCTACAAGTCAGTTTTGGAGCTAGAGGAAACGCCCAACCCTTTCAACGACGGCCGCCATACCTGGCTGAAGATAGGTTCGGGCTTGCAGATGCACATCATTCAGGGCACCTGCACGGTAACGCCGGAAAAGAACGTGCACCTCTGCTTCAGCGTGCCTTCCCTCACCACCTTGACCGGCCGCCTGGAAAAGCTAAAGGTGCGCTACACCAACCTCAAAGGCGACGCCCAAGCCGCTACCGTTCGAGCCGACGGTGTCAAGCAGATCTACCTGCAAGACCCGGATGGCTACTGGATTGAAATCAACGACGCCAAGTAG